One stretch of Miscanthus floridulus cultivar M001 chromosome 18, ASM1932011v1, whole genome shotgun sequence DNA includes these proteins:
- the LOC136522451 gene encoding uncharacterized protein has protein sequence MLGLDAAGKTTILHRLHVGEVLSTVPTIGFNVEKVNVAFTVWGVGGQDKLRPLWRHYLSNSDALIYVVDSTDRDRIGVAREEFQAIVKDPLMLSSILLVLANKQDMKGAMSPSEVGQRLGLYDLKNRTSRAVGACALTGEDLHEGLRLAGSDP, from the exons ATGCTTGGGCTGGACGCCGCCGGCAAAACGACGATCCTGCACCGGCTGCACGTCGGCGAAGTTCTGTCGACGGTGCCGACAATCG GTTTCAACGTGGAGAAAGTTAATGTGGCCTTCACGGTGTGGGGCGTTGGAGGGCAGGACAAGCTGCGGCCactctggaggcactacttgagcAACTCGGACGCCTTG ATATACGTTGTTGATTCGACGGACAGGGACCGGATTGGGGTTGCCAGGGAGGAGTTCCAGGCAATCGTTAAGGACCCGCTCATGCTCAGCAGCATTCTTCTCGTGCTCGCCAACAAGCAGGATATG AAAGGCGCGATGAGCCCCTCCGAAGTGGGGCAGCGCCTGGGCCTGTACGACCTCAAGAACAGGACGTCGCGTGCCGTGGGGGCCTGCGCGCTCACAGGCGAGGATCTGCACGAGGGGCTTCGGTTGGCTGGCAGCGACCCTTAA